GACCAAAATGCcactttaaaattaatttcagaCGGGAGCATAGATCATTTatccactctttttttttttaatgaaaaatgttattttatgcTAAGCAGATTGAGTAAATCCTGACTGTTGATGCACTTTATTTATAGTGTGCGTCGCTAGGTGATGGGCATTCAGACAGACTTTGCAGGTCATTATCATTACACAAACATTGTGAAACGCGGTCCTGTGCAGGGAGAATAGAAGGCCATTTCCGTACAGTGGGGCTCTCTTTGAAATTCCACCCTCCGCCTTTGTTGTGCACAGCGAGGGGCGGGAAGACAAACAGGTCCACATGTATAAAGAGATCATCCCAGGCAGGAGAGGCAGGAGACTTCCAAGCATCGTGCCGGAGcgctttggaaactttgggattCAGGATTCAAGGCCACTTTGGACTTTGTCACTCggtcatttttttcagccagacagaagggatttttttttcttttccgtGTGTTTGCAGCACAGCAGCATTTAAGGGGAGAATCATGCAGTCACCGTCAGCGCGTCGCGTCTTGGCTGTGTATCTCACGCTGTTTGGATACCTTGGGGACGTTTACGCGGGTACAGTCCTGATGAATTCCAACGCCATCAAAAACTTGCCCGGAGCTTCGGGCGGCAAAGGTGCCAACACTGTCAGTCCGAGTCCGCGCACCTCACCCCCCGGTAGCATGGGACACAAATTACCCGCAGACACCTTGCAGGTAATTCACTTTCCCGTGCGTAAAAGTCAAGTCTTTGCGCCAGGACCAAAGCTGCGTTTATGTAAGTTTCATAGGTAATATCTCCATACTTCAATGACACGCTCCTTTTGTTCTTATCATACTACAGCAATCGGGTGTTTGCACGGATGATGAAGACTGCGGAGGCGATGAATTCTGCAACGACGCCCGAGGCGCCTGTCTGCCCTGCCGTAAGAGCCGGAAACGTTGCGCACGGGACTCCATGTGTTGTGCAGGAAACCGCTGCAGCAATGGTGAGCAGTGGAATCCCATCTGAAATAAATACTAACATTAAGAAGTTGGTGTAGATATTCTCATAGTTCGCTCGTAGACATACTATCTTGTATGTCTACGTGTTTACTAATATCCATTAAATCTAATATGCGCAAGATGTGGATGACTCGATATCTACTGTGGTACATACATAccttaaatgcattttttccccccttttgtTCTTTGGCCTTTTTAGGTGTTTGCCAGGCAAATGATATAGATGGTACAGAGGCATCCATCATCACTGgcttgcacaaacacaacagcacCATGGAGCATCAAGCCAAGAGGCCTCCCACTGCCCACGGTCATCAGCCTCATGCTGTGAAAGGTAAATGTCCTGTTAGGAATCATCAGACTTTACTAGGTTCAAGTAACGACACAAGAGGTTTTCAGTGAGGACTGTTTCGtgtaacatgtttttcattgctctcttctctctatCTCCAGGCCAAGAGGGGGACACTTGCCTGAGATCTGCAGACTGCTCAGAGGGTCTCTGCTGTGCCAGACACTTCTGGTCTCGCATCTGCAAGCCCGTGCTGACGGATGGCCAGGTGTGTACGCGCCACCGCAGGAAAGGCACCCACGGCTTGGAGCTGTTCCAGCGCTGTGACTGTGGCGACGGCCTGGCCTGCCGACCAGAGAAAGGAGAGCGAGACCACAGTGTCAGCAGGACTGCAGCCCGGAACCTACACACCTGTCAGAGACGCTGACACAAACACGTGGACAcgcacagagacagaaatgcaaactcacacacacacacacacacacacacacggacacacacccAGCAAACCCAGATATCAGtcagacactgacaaacactttTATGCCTTGCATACACCAGagatgctgacacacacacacacacacacacacacacacacacacacacacacataggcaccCAACACCTAAGACATTCTTTCCTGCCAAAGATGCTGAATCAAACACAGCACCCGGAAGGATAGACATGATCCCTGGAAAAGTGATACACCCAGAGGGATGCAACAGTGCAAAAGGGACTGATCCAATTCCCCATCAACAGATGAGGAGTCGGAAGTTAGGAAGGGACATTTCAGAAGTCTTTGGGACATCGATTCCAGTTGTCGGTAATGGCAgagctgttttgtttctctttttatggaACTTCAAGCCTCGGTTATTGCAGTAAATTACTGTATTGTAAATATTATCTTGGAGGTGGCACTTAATTGAGCTATTAAATTCTGTCAACACCAGTATTATAAACACATGGTGCTGCATGCATTGTAAATGtgttatatatattgttttataagaaaatgttatatatagaaaatttgaatatatttgttttattaaacatCATGTGATAACCTTACTCCTTCTTTCTGCCCCTCATTTTTTGgcagtagtgttttttttcctgccctaCTGtgttacaaaaagacaaaagaaatgtCTTTGGGGAAATTGCTTCAGTGAGGATGCGTTGAATATAATTTCTCCTGCAGGAGTTAGGGTCTAAACGATTTAGTATAAATATTCACTTAGAGGCTGGTACGCGTGGGAAACATTTCTGG
This region of Xiphias gladius isolate SHS-SW01 ecotype Sanya breed wild chromosome 11, ASM1685928v1, whole genome shotgun sequence genomic DNA includes:
- the LOC120796595 gene encoding dickkopf-related protein 1-like; the encoded protein is MQSPSARRVLAVYLTLFGYLGDVYAGTVLMNSNAIKNLPGASGGKGANTVSPSPRTSPPGSMGHKLPADTLQQSGVCTDDEDCGGDEFCNDARGACLPCRKSRKRCARDSMCCAGNRCSNGVCQANDIDGTEASIITGLHKHNSTMEHQAKRPPTAHGHQPHAVKGQEGDTCLRSADCSEGLCCARHFWSRICKPVLTDGQVCTRHRRKGTHGLELFQRCDCGDGLACRPEKGERDHSVSRTAARNLHTCQRR